The following are encoded in a window of Mustela nigripes isolate SB6536 chromosome 1, MUSNIG.SB6536, whole genome shotgun sequence genomic DNA:
- the CHRNA10 gene encoding neuronal acetylcholine receptor subunit alpha-10 isoform X1, producing the protein MLPSVGSQDSHPRTSPKSCCGRSMGPRSHHFSLGFSVSSLGLLFLFSLFPECLGAEGKLAHKLFRDLFANYTSALRPVADTDQALNVTLEVTLSQIIDMDERNQVLTLYLWIRQEWTDAYLRWDPDAYGGLDAIRIPSSLVWRPDIVLYNKADAQPPASASTNVVLRHDGAVRWDAPAITRSSCRVDVSAFPFDAQRCGLTFGSWTHGGHQLDVRPRGTAASLADFVENVEWRVLGMPARRRVLTYGCCSEPYPDVTFTLLLRRRAAAYVCNLLLPCVLISLLAPLAFHLPADSGEKVSLGVTVLLALTVFQLLLAESMPPAESVPLIGKYYMATMTMVTFSTALTILIMNLHYCGPSARPVPAWARALLLGRLARGLCVRERGEPCGQSRPPESPPSPQPPNGGARPPAVPCREPQCLCRQEALLRHVATIANTFHSHRAAQRRYEDWKRLARVMDRFFLGIFFSMALVMSLLVLVQAL; encoded by the exons ATGCTGCCCTCCGTGGGGTCCCAAGACTCACACCCTCGGACCAGCCCTAAGTCTTGCTGTGGCAGGAGCATGGGGCCCAGGAGCCACCACTTCAGCCTCGGCTTCTCGGTCTCCAGCCTGGgccttctgtttctgttctcaCTGTTTCCAG AGTGCTTGGGCGCCGAGGGCAAGCTGGCTCACAAACTCTTCCGTGATCTCTTTGCCAACTACACAAGTGCCCTGAGACCCGTGGCAGACACAGACCAGGCTCTGAATGTGACCCTGGAGGTGACATTGTCCCAGATCATCGACATG GATGAGCGGAACCAGGTGCTGACCCTGTACCTGTGGATCCGACAGGAGTGGACAGATGCCTACCTACGATGGGACCCCGATGCCTACGGTGGCCTTGACGCTATCCGCATCCCCAGCAGTCTCGTGTGGCGACCAGACATCGTACTCTACAACAA GGCGGACGCGCAGCCGCCGGCCTCCGCCAGCACCAACGTGGTCCTGCGGCACGACGGCGCCGTGCGCTGGGACGCGCCGGCCATCACGCGCAGCTCGTGCCGCGTGGACGTGTCGGCCTTCCCGTTTGACGCGCAGCGCTGCGGCCTGACGTTCGGCTCCTGGACGCACGGCGGGCACCAGCTGGACGTGCGTCCACGCGGCACCGCCGCCAGCCTGGCCGACTTCGTGGAGAACGTGGAGTGGCGCGTGCTGGGCATGCCGGCGCGGCGGCGCGTGCTCACCTACGGCTGCTGCTCGGAGCCCTACCCCGACGTGACCTTCACGCTGCTGCTGCGCCGGCGCGCCGCCGCCTACGTGTGCAACCTGCTGCTGCCCTGCGTGCTCATCTCGCTGCTCGCGCCGCTGGCCTTCCACCTGCCGGCGGACTCGGGCGAGAAAGTGTCGCTCGGCGTCACAGTGCTGCTGGCGCTCACCGTCTTCCAGCTGCTCCTGGCTGAGAGCATGCCGCCGGCGGAGAGCGTGCCGCTCATCG GGAAGTACTACATGGCCACCATGACCATGGTCACATTCTCCACAGCGCTCACCATCCTTATCATGAACCTGCACTACTGTGGTCCCAGCGCCCGACCAGTGCCAGCCTGGGCTCGGGCCCTCCTGCTGGGACGCCTGGCACGAGGCCTGTGCGTGCGGGAACGAGGGGAGCCCTGTGGGCAGTCTAGACCACCTGAGTCACCCCCTAGTCCCCAGCCTCCTAACGGAGGTGCTCGCCCTCCAGCAGTTCCTTGCCGTGAGCCACAGTGTCTGTGCCGTCAGGAAGCCCTCCTGCGCCACGTAGCTACCATTGCTAACACCTTCCACAGCCACCGGGCTGCCCAGCGCCGCTATGAGGACTGGAAGCGACTGGCCCGTGTGATGGATCGCTTCTTCTTGGGCATCTTCTTCTCCATGGCCCTGGTCATGAGCCTCCTGGTGCTGGTGCAGGCCCTGTGA
- the CHRNA10 gene encoding neuronal acetylcholine receptor subunit alpha-10 isoform X2: protein MLPSVGSQDSHPRTSPKSCCGRSMGPRSHHFSLGFSVSSLGLLFLFSLFPECLGAEGKLAHKLFRDLFANYTSALRPVADTDQALNVTLEVTLSQIIDMDERNQVLTLYLWIRQEWTDAYLRWDPDAYGGLDAIRIPSSLVWRPDIVLYNKADAQPPASASTNVVLRHDGAVRWDAPAITRSSCRVDVSAFPFDAQRCGLTFGSWTHGGHQLDVRPRGTAASLADFVENVEWRVLGMPARRRVLTYGCCSEPYPDVTFTLLLRRRAAAYVCNLLLPCVLISLLAPLAFHLPADSGEKVSLGVTVLLALTVFQLLLAESMPPAESVPLIGPPSAPPTASWAASRTETLHTPEEGTPISVSQPIASGAFFIWTSPS, encoded by the exons ATGCTGCCCTCCGTGGGGTCCCAAGACTCACACCCTCGGACCAGCCCTAAGTCTTGCTGTGGCAGGAGCATGGGGCCCAGGAGCCACCACTTCAGCCTCGGCTTCTCGGTCTCCAGCCTGGgccttctgtttctgttctcaCTGTTTCCAG AGTGCTTGGGCGCCGAGGGCAAGCTGGCTCACAAACTCTTCCGTGATCTCTTTGCCAACTACACAAGTGCCCTGAGACCCGTGGCAGACACAGACCAGGCTCTGAATGTGACCCTGGAGGTGACATTGTCCCAGATCATCGACATG GATGAGCGGAACCAGGTGCTGACCCTGTACCTGTGGATCCGACAGGAGTGGACAGATGCCTACCTACGATGGGACCCCGATGCCTACGGTGGCCTTGACGCTATCCGCATCCCCAGCAGTCTCGTGTGGCGACCAGACATCGTACTCTACAACAA GGCGGACGCGCAGCCGCCGGCCTCCGCCAGCACCAACGTGGTCCTGCGGCACGACGGCGCCGTGCGCTGGGACGCGCCGGCCATCACGCGCAGCTCGTGCCGCGTGGACGTGTCGGCCTTCCCGTTTGACGCGCAGCGCTGCGGCCTGACGTTCGGCTCCTGGACGCACGGCGGGCACCAGCTGGACGTGCGTCCACGCGGCACCGCCGCCAGCCTGGCCGACTTCGTGGAGAACGTGGAGTGGCGCGTGCTGGGCATGCCGGCGCGGCGGCGCGTGCTCACCTACGGCTGCTGCTCGGAGCCCTACCCCGACGTGACCTTCACGCTGCTGCTGCGCCGGCGCGCCGCCGCCTACGTGTGCAACCTGCTGCTGCCCTGCGTGCTCATCTCGCTGCTCGCGCCGCTGGCCTTCCACCTGCCGGCGGACTCGGGCGAGAAAGTGTCGCTCGGCGTCACAGTGCTGCTGGCGCTCACCGTCTTCCAGCTGCTCCTGGCTGAGAGCATGCCGCCGGCGGAGAGCGTGCCGCTCATCG GCCCGCCCTCAGCCCCGCCCACAGCATCTTGGGCCGCATCCCGGACGGAGACCCTTCACACCCCAGAGGAAGGGACCCCGATCTCTGTCTCCCAGCCCATCGCCAGTGGTGCCTTCTTCATCTGGACCTCGCCCTCTTGA
- the ART1 gene encoding GPI-linked NAD(P)(+)--arginine ADP-ribosyltransferase 1, which yields MQTPAMLCLLLVCTGLLEAPQAQSHLISQRDLFSQELPLDMAPASFDDQYEGCAAAMTAALPDLNQTEFQANKVYADGWVQASSQWQDRQAWGPEWVLSSTGLPPPPPGFRDEHGVALLAYTANSPLHKEFNAAVREAGRSRAYYLHHFSFKTLHFLLTEALQLLGRGSSPQCHQVFRGVHGLRFRPAGPGATVRLGGFASASLKNVAAQQFGEDTFFGIWTCLGVPIKRYSFFPGEEEVLIPPFETFQVINASRPAQGPVRIYLRALGKHSTYNCEYIKDKQCKSRSCQLGNSAMGQGPSSSVWSLLLPVWLLVRGTFP from the exons ATGCAGACCCCTGCCATGCTGTGTCTGCTGCTTGTGTGCACGGGCCTCCTGGAAGCGCCGCAG gcCCAGAGCCACCTCATCTCTCAACGAGACCTATTCTCTCAAGAACTGCCCCTGGATATGGCCCCAGCCTCCTTTGATGACCAGTATGAAGGCTGTGCAGCAGCCATGACAGCAGCTCTCCCAGATCTCAACCAAACTGAGTTCCAGGCCAACAAAGTATACGCGGATGGTTGGGTGCAGGCAAGCAGCCAATGGCAGGACCGCCAGGCCTGGGGGCCAGAGTGGGTCCTGAGCTCTACTGGGTTGCCCCCGCCACCCCCTGGCTTCCGCGATGAGCATGGGGTGGCCCTCCTGGCCTACACCGCCAACAGCCCCCTGCACAAGGAGTTCAATGCCGCTGTGCGTGAGGCAGGCCGCTCCAGAGCCTACTACCTCCACCACTTCTCCTTCAAGACACTCCATTTCCTGCTGACCGAGGCCCTACAgctgctgggcaggggcagtTCGCCCCAGTGCCACCAAGTGTTCCGAGGGGTGCATGGCCTGCGCTTCCGGCCGGCGGGGCCCGGGGCAACGGTCAGGCTGGGGGGTTTTGCCTCCGCGTCCCTAAAGAATGTTGCAGCCCAGCAATTTGGGGAGGACACCTTCTTTGGCATCTGGACCTGCCTCGGGGTACCTATCAAGCGCTACTCCTTCttccctggggaggaggaggtgctGATCCCCCCCTTCGAGACCTTCCAGGTGATCAACGCTAGCAGACCGGCCCAGGGCCCTGTCCGCATCTACCTCCGGGCCCTGGGCAAGCACAGCACCTACAACTGCGAGTACATCAAAG ACAAGCAGTGCAAGTCCAGGTCTTGCCAACTTGGTAACTCAG CCATGGGTCAAGGCCCCTCTTCTTCAGTCTGGTCCCTCCTACTGCCAGTCTGGCTCCTTGTCAGGGGAACCTTTCCATAG
- the ART5 gene encoding ecto-ADP-ribosyltransferase 5 isoform X1 — MMLAALLLALSYLGLHSLWQAQAVPILPLGLAPDTFDDAYVGCAEEMEEKAAPLLKEEMARHALLRESWEAAREAWEHKRPRLTLPPGFRAQHGIAIMVYTNSSNTLYWELNQAVRTGGSSREFYMRHFPFKALHFYLTRALQLLRGSGGCSKGPGEVVFRGVGTLHFEPRRLGDSVRLGQFASSSLDEAVARRFGNATFFSLRTCFGAPIQALSVFPEEREVLIPPHEVFLVTRFSQDGAQSLVTLWSYNQTCSHFNCAYLGGEKRRGCVSAQTEGQPHSASKGDFSLLS, encoded by the exons ATGATGCTGGCGGCTCTGCTGCTGGCTCTCAGCTACCTCGGCCTCCATTCCCTCTGGCAG GCCCAGGCTGTTCCCATCCTGCCCCTGGGCCTGGCTCCAGACACCTTCGACGATGCATACGTGGGCTGCGcagaggagatggaagagaaagcAGCCCCCCTGCTGAAGGAGGAGATGGCCCGCCACGCCCTGCTTCGGGAATCCTGGGAAGCAGCCCGGGAGGCCTGGGAGCACAAGCGCCCTCGGCTCACCCTGCCCCCTGGCTTCAGAGCCCAGCACGGAATCGCCATCATGGTTTACACCAACTCATCTAACACCTTGTACTGGGAGCTGAACCAGGCGGTGCGGACAGGCGGCAGCTCCCGGGAGTTCTACATGAGGCACTTTCCCTTCAAGGCCCTGCATTTCTACCTCACCCGGGCCCTGCAGCTGCTGCGGGGCAGTGGAGGCTGCAGCAAGGGACCTGGGGAGGTGGTGTTCCGAGGTGTGGGCACCCTCCACTTTGAACCCAGGAGACTGGGAGACTCTGTCCGCTTGGGCCAGTTTGCGTCCAGCTCCCTGGATGAGGCAGTGGCCCGCAGATTTGGTAATGCCACCTTCTTCTCACTAAGGACTTGCTTTGGGGCCCCGATCCAGGCCTTGTCTGTCTTTCCTGAGGAGCGCGAGGTGCTGATCCCCCCACATGAAGTCTTCTTGGTCACCAGGTTCTCGCAAGATGGAGCCCAGAGCCTGGTGACTCTCTGGAGCTATAATCAGACCTGCAGCCACTTTAACTGCGCCTACCTGGGTG
- the ART5 gene encoding ecto-ADP-ribosyltransferase 5 isoform X2 — protein MMLAALLLALSYLGLHSLWQAQAVPILPLGLAPDTFDDAYVGCAEEMEEKAAPLLKEEMARHALLRESWEAAREAWEHKRPRLTLPPGFRAQHGIAIMVYTNSSNTLYWELNQAVRTGGSSREFYMRHFPFKALHFYLTRALQLLRGSGGCSKGPGEVVFRGVGTLHFEPRRLGDSVRLGQFASSSLDEAVARRFGNATFFSLRTCFGAPIQALSVFPEEREVLIPPHEVFLVTRFSQDGAQSLVTLWSYNQTCSHFNCAYLGGEKRRGCVSAQKGQPHSASKGDFSLLS, from the exons ATGATGCTGGCGGCTCTGCTGCTGGCTCTCAGCTACCTCGGCCTCCATTCCCTCTGGCAG GCCCAGGCTGTTCCCATCCTGCCCCTGGGCCTGGCTCCAGACACCTTCGACGATGCATACGTGGGCTGCGcagaggagatggaagagaaagcAGCCCCCCTGCTGAAGGAGGAGATGGCCCGCCACGCCCTGCTTCGGGAATCCTGGGAAGCAGCCCGGGAGGCCTGGGAGCACAAGCGCCCTCGGCTCACCCTGCCCCCTGGCTTCAGAGCCCAGCACGGAATCGCCATCATGGTTTACACCAACTCATCTAACACCTTGTACTGGGAGCTGAACCAGGCGGTGCGGACAGGCGGCAGCTCCCGGGAGTTCTACATGAGGCACTTTCCCTTCAAGGCCCTGCATTTCTACCTCACCCGGGCCCTGCAGCTGCTGCGGGGCAGTGGAGGCTGCAGCAAGGGACCTGGGGAGGTGGTGTTCCGAGGTGTGGGCACCCTCCACTTTGAACCCAGGAGACTGGGAGACTCTGTCCGCTTGGGCCAGTTTGCGTCCAGCTCCCTGGATGAGGCAGTGGCCCGCAGATTTGGTAATGCCACCTTCTTCTCACTAAGGACTTGCTTTGGGGCCCCGATCCAGGCCTTGTCTGTCTTTCCTGAGGAGCGCGAGGTGCTGATCCCCCCACATGAAGTCTTCTTGGTCACCAGGTTCTCGCAAGATGGAGCCCAGAGCCTGGTGACTCTCTGGAGCTATAATCAGACCTGCAGCCACTTTAACTGCGCCTACCTGGGTG